In the genome of Shewanella denitrificans OS217, the window GGCAGCTCACCGTGCAGCAATCCTTGCACGGGCGCTAAACCTTCCTTCTTTCTTGAATCCACATCGGAGCGCTCATAGATGGCGCAACCTGGGAATTGCAACGCCAATTGCTCAACGAGAGTATCGCGCCACTTTTCCGCGCCCGTATTAAGCAGCTGGCATACCAGCACATCGGCATAGCGATCGATAGTGATCCCTGGCAGCCCATCAGATTCTGCAGCAATCAAACGGTAACCAGTTAACCCCTGTTCACGAATAAGATCTTCGCGTCCTGCCTGAGCTCTTTGAATACGGCGAGCAAAGAAATCGGCGTCTATGGCCTCTTCTTTATCGAAGGTCCAAATACGTACTTGAATTTGTGATTCAGGCGACCAAGCACCCCGGCCTAACCAGCGGCCATCATGAGCGACCACATCAACAGTGTCACCCGCTTGGGGTTTGCCGCCATTGACGTTATGTATGCCGTTAGAAAACACCCAAGGGTGACGGCGCTCTAGTGAACGCTCTCGGCCAGGTTTAAGTTTGATTCTGATAGCCATTCTGATGCCTAATATAATTGGGAACGGATAATAACAACTCATGCAAGCTAGAGTGACAATACGCAGCGATGAGTTTAATGGCCGCGATCATAGCCTGTTTTAGGAATAAAAACCTGATAAATAACCATCCATAGCCCCAGACCATAGTTAGCGATGTATTTTCTCCCATAGCTTGTGGGTCTAAGAATCATACTCAAAAATAGCCTTATGGGTAATCGTCACTGAAATACAGAGCGAGTAGTGTGATTAAAAATAGTGCTGAATGGCTTAGTAAAATCCATTTATTTTAGTTAAAGCTTGGGCTTATTTGAATACAGCAATCGAACTAACGGCAGCACCCTTGCACAATGTCCAGTCACAAGTTCAGCATCGAGCCATCATTAAGGAAGATACCCATGTCAATAGATCTCGCAATACTTAAGGCCTGCGAAGCCCAATTCTCCACCTTCCCCTTAAAACCTGAATTTATTTGGGCGTGCGATCCTAAGACGGATCTAGCCTATCAAGCAGCGCGTAAGGTGTTTAATCGTAAGTTTGATTTTATGCCACCACTTATTATCAAGGTTAAAAACACCGAACAAGTCGCTATGTTCATGGCTTTTGCTAACAAGCATATTTTGCCCTTTACCGTAAGATCCGGTGGCCATGACCATGAAGGGGAATGTACTGCAACCGGTAAGGTGCTGCTTGATTTCTCCTTGATGGATCATGTTGAAATCAAGCCAGGATTAACCCCATACCGAGGACAAATGATCAAACAGCTTGCTGTACAACCTGGTGCAAGATTTCAAAAAATTAAGCCGGTTCTTGATCAAGCACACTTAGCTATCGCTCACGGCACATGTAAAACGGTAGCCATTGCAGGCTACACCATGGGAGGGGGTTGGGGACCTTGGACACGCAAATATGGTATGGGTTGTGAACGCTTAACCGGGGCAACCTTAGTGCTTGGCAACGGCGACATTCGCTTTCTGGGCAGTAGCGCCACATTCAACACACTAACCATAAACCTTAAAACAGAACAGGAAAATGATGAACTCTTATGGGCCCTACGAGGTGGCGGTGGATTAAGCTATGGCATTGTCACTGAATTATTTTTTGAACCCTTCGATTTGCCACAAATAGCGAAAAGTTTTGTGATAAAACGCACTACCTTTCCAGTATTGAGCCACATTAAAGCGGTACATATTATTGCCGCTTGGGAGCAGGTTATTGCTCAAGGCAATAACCCTCATTTAATAGGAACTAATCTGCAAATGATCGCCAAGCCTGTGGCAAATGAACAAGAGGTAAGCTGTGACGCGTTACTAGATTGGAACTTTAACGGCCATTTTGGCGGTACGCCACTTGATTTATTGAATATGGTTTTACAATGGGTGAAAACATTAGGGCAAATAGTTAGGCGGGATAAAAGTTACGCTCGTTTAGGTAAACCACTTCTGGATCAAGGCGATGTAAAAAGCATTAAAGACAGTTTTGACAAAGCCATGCCTGCAAATACTTGGTATCAATTAAACACTAAAGCCAATAACCAAATCTATCCACTGCATTTTGATCATTGGGATAGAGTTAATAATGGACTAACCCTTGAAGATGACTGCCCATCACCTCACAAAATAACCTCTAGAATGCCGACTCCTTACTGGAATAAAACCAGTCGAGAACAATTAGTTTGCTCATTGCAATCAAGGCTATTGCACACTAAAGAGTGTAACACTGTCAGCGCCTACATCACGCTAGGGGCTATCAGTGGTGAGTATTATGCGAAGAAACTCAGCGAACCCAAGGAACTGCAATTACCGGTTGCATTCCCTTATCAAACCAGTGCCTTTACCATCCAATACCAAGCATGGTGGGATCAGCCAAATGGCAAAGATTGCGCAATGACAGAACAAGACATTATAGATGCTATTCCCAATCGCTTAGCAGAAAACCGTGCCCAAGATTGGATAGCCAGTTGCCGTGATTTTCCCATCAAACACACTAAAGGTGCTTTTATTAGTTTTAAAGATGCCAGTGTGACAACCGAGCAATATTTCACTGACAACTACCACGCGCTTATCGATGTTAAAACAAAACATAGTAAAGATGTCAATTGCTTACTGAGAAGCCGAAAAACTATTATTTAACTCTTAATAGTTATGACCATGGACGCCGCGTAACGGCGTTCATGGTTAGCAAGATCAGCGCTCCTTAGACCACTTTGTCAATTATAAGGCTTTAGTCAAACAGTAAGCGGGGTGGTCTTTAGGGTAATCTGTAAGCTCACCAACAACCTCAGGAGATAAAACTTGAGATGTAGGGTAATGGATCAACCAGTTGCGTAAATTTCTAATCAAGGTATAACGGCAGCTATGCTCCACAATTGTTCCTCTAATGTACTCTTTCGTCTCACCAGTTTTAATCGTAATAGTCGCTGGTTTAACTGAAGGATCTAGCAAGCGCTGCGATATAACACCTGTGACCTCAGATTGGAGACTCGATAGTGCAAGTTGAGACATTTCCATCAATAGCGCATCTAAGAGTTCCTTTCCTTGACCGGAGATAATTTTATCAATTTCATCCTTGTTCAACACTCTGCTATTAACCTCAATGAGATTTTGATATTCCCAGTTCTGCTTCCTTTTTCCTTTATTCTTTTTTCCACTCCAAACAACCATTTTCAATGACAAGCGTTCTAAATTTTGACTAACAAAATAGATCGGCTTCAAAAATATTGTTTTATTATCTGCTTTATCTATCGATACGTAAAAATCTTGGTATTTGCCTAGAAAATCCTGAAATTTAGTCTCAAGAACTAACCTTGAAATCGGTTCTATTTGCATATTAGCCATGATTTGACGTTCAGAGAGTGCATTATCTTGCAATGAACTATTGATCGCGGCATGAGCAACCACTTGTGCCAGCATACCGCCAGCGCCAATGCCTGCGTACATTATAGAAGGCTGATTGATTGAGTCATCATTGACATACTCCCCTCGGACATCAATCGCTGATAGGGATTCTAAAGAGAAGGTAAACTGCTCTTCCTGAATAAAATCAGCCTTCGATAAGAGTTTTGCCGAAATATAATCGTCTCGATTCGGCGACTTACAGCCCGAAAGGGCTGTAAGTATGCACAGTAAAATCAAGGCTTCAAAAAAACACTTTTCCATTACAAGAAAATTCTATTTACTGTATCTTTTACACTCTCAACGGCTTGATAATAAGCATTTGTCACACCAGGAAATACTTTGGGTTCATCCCACTCGCCTTCTACAGCTACTTTTTTGTCCGCTTGTAAATATTGCAGGTATTGATTAGTCGATAAATCTACAGAATAAACTAAACCATTAACATAACCTTGCGGATCACTCGTTGGAATGTATGAAGAGTAGCTCCTAAATGCCCCGTGCTCGACAATGTTCAATACAACAAGTACATCTATATTCAACTTATCCTTTAATGAACGAAAATCTTGTTTCGCAAAGCCCAATTCACCTTTGAATTTTTTTAATTTTTTGAACTCTTTCGGGTCAATATTAACGAATTCAACTGAACTGCTCTGCTTTCTATAGCCCTCAAGTAAAACTTGCTTTATTGAAGTAATATCTTCTGTACTTAACGATTCCAAATGTGAACTTAATGAGCTGTTCGCTGCAGAAGCTACACCATAACAAAGCAAACAACCTGCACCATAAATGTTAGTTGTCGCTTCACCTATGTCAGTGACATAGATCCCTATTTTCTTTTCAGGGCTCAATTGATTTGTTTGTAAAGGGACGAGAGGCTGCGGTGTAGAGCCACATCCAGTGATAATGAGTGTCGCTAACGACACTAGGATTATAATTATTTTTCTCATTGATAGTAGGCTCGTATTTAAACTAACGCTTATAAGGAAAGTGATGCTATTAAAATTATTGATTAGGTTCAAGAAATTTAACGCCCAGTTGTGAATAAAATGTGATTATTATGTTTTCACATTTAAAGCTCACTGAGACGTTTACACCTTGAGGTCTTTAAATTATTGATCAACTTTTCAATTTCTATATAACATTTATGGCACTAGCAATCGCTAACTGGTAGGAAGGCATTATTCAATAAACATAATAGCCAGGTTCACCAAATGAACTTATTTCAAACCATCTTTAAGGCAACAATAAACTAGACTAAGACTCAACAATCAAAGCTCAAATCATTTGGTTTAAGGCGACTTTCAGTTCAGCCAGCAAAGGCTTGCCTAGGGGGCTAAGCTCGAAACCATGATGCCAAAACAGCTGGGTAAAGCGCGCCATGGGAGCGAGTTCATTGGCGAGGTTTAGTATAACTAACTCGCCTGAGTCCAACTTGTACTGCACTAACACCTTAGGTAGCACGCTGTAAGCAGGTAATTGGCCCAGCAATGTTAGCAACTGGGGTAAATCAGGGCTGATGCAATAATGGCTGCTAAAGCCCACATCGAGGATATCCGCTTTCATCTCCCCCCTGCCCCAAATTAATTCACGGTATTGCGCCAGCTCGCGGCCATCACAAACTTGACCAGCCAATGGGTGGTCAGGGCTTACTACGAACACATCTTGATAACGTCCTACTCGGCAATATCCCCATTGTAGCTGAGCCAGACTCAAGTCCTCATTGACGAGTACTAGGTCAATCTCTTTGGTTTTAAAGCTCTCCAGCAAGGCATCACGGCTGTCGCTGATAATCTCCACATTGACCTTAGGGAAGGCTTGGCAAAATAGTACAACAGCCTGATTAAGGCTGCTGATGGGAATATAGTTTTCTACACCTAGCACTAAGGTATTTTTACCCTGCAGGGCTAACACCTCGGCGGCACCTTGAAAACTGTCCCATTGCGATAGTGCCATGATGGCACTTGGCAATAACGCCTCCCCTGCGGCATTGAGTACAATCTGATTCTGAGTACGCTCAAACAAGGTCAAGCCAAGATCTAATTCAAGATTGCTCAGCCACTGGCTCACCTGAGACTGGCGCTTACCCATACGCCTTGCAGCAGCCGATACTGAGCCAAGCTCGGCCGTTAGCACTAAGGCGCGCATACCCTGTAGGTTCATAGGCAGTACCACTTGATATTGAATTTATGCATCACAGTTATTCATGAGACATTTGCATCACACTTTTGCATCACATTTTTTACTCATAAGAAAGTCATCACTGCGCCAACGAGACTAAAACCTAGCACTAATAACACTATGCTAGGTTTGAATATTTTAAGCATACCAAAGCCTAATAATACCAGCGCCATGTCTAGCGGGGTGAGCACGGCTGTGGTGAACACAGGTTGATAAAGCGCGGCTAACAGCAAACCCACCACGGCGGCATTTACCCCAGCTATGGCGCCAGCAATGGTTGGGCGCTCACTAATCGCATGCCAGCTTTTAAGCCCCACTAGCATGAGTAAGAAGCCAGGAATAAATATCGCCAACGTTGCAACTAAGGCCCCTAAAATGGGTGATTCAAGCCAAATGTCGGCGCCGAGAAAAGTCGCTAGAGTGAACATGGGTCCTGGGATCGCTTGCGCTAAGGCGTAGCCTGTTAAGAATCTATCTGGGGAGACAAGTTCCCCCACATTAGCTTGCAATAATGGCAGCACCACATGGCCGCCACCAAAGACTAGGCTGCCCACCTGATAAAACTGAGCAAACATTTGGACTAAACTATCGTGATGATTAATAAAATAAAATGAGCTTAACAAGCCGATAATGAATAACAACAGCCAAGAATAATTAAGCGCTATGGGCGATTGTTCAACTTGGGTATCAGCCCCTCGCGTGAGCAACACAGTGCCTAGCATGGCCGCAATTAACAGCACTAATAACTGAGCTAACATGAAGGGAAATATCAAGAGGATGACAGCGGTCGCCAGCATAATAATCTGGGCCGTTTTACGCTGGCAAAACTGCTGAAACATGCCCATAGTGGCGTGAGCGACCACCACCAAAGCCAAGAGTTTTAACCCATGAATAGCACCGGCAACTTGAACATTCTCAAGCCAGTGAGCACTGGTCACCGCCAGTAAAAACATCAGCATAAATGAGGGTAAGGTAAAACCGATAAAGGCCATCAGAGCACCTAATAGCCCCCCTTTATGATAACCAATGGCAAAACCCACCTGACTGGAGCTAGGTCCTGGCATAAATTGACTCAGGGCGACAAAACTGGCGTAGCGCTTATCATCAAGCCAATTCAGCTCCTGTACAAATAGCTGCCTAAAATAGCCAATATGGGCAGCAGGCCCGCCAAAACTGATTAAGCCTAACGTGAGAAAACGAATAAAAATCTGCCACATAATGAATGCCTTGTTCGAAAATAAAACCAAAGTGATGAGCGTCACTTATTACTGAATTCGAGAAATACTATGACAAGTCTATGATATTTTTATGACCATGTAATTTTGCCTTACGGTAAAATAACGCTCTTTAATCTGTTAGTAGCATTAGCGCCTTGTCACACAGCCGTTTAAGCGCTTGCAACTGACCAGCGTCGTCGCCCAGTTTACAACGCATTTTTTCAGGAATTAACCCTGCGGCAACTTTAAGGGCGACACCTTGTTTGGTGAGGCAGAGCACCCGCACTCGCTCATCACCTTGTGAACGCCCACGAGTCACCAAGCCCTTATTTTCCAACCTTTTAAGCAAAGGTGTTAAGGTCCCCGAGTCCAGATGTAGCGCTTCCCCTAAGGTTTTCACACTGATCCCATCTTGCTGCCACAGCACTAGCATGGCTAAGTATTGCGGATAAGTCAGCGACAACTCCTCCAGAAAAGGTCGATAGGCGCGCACCATGGCATTGGCAGCACTGTATAATGAGAAACACACTTGAGCATCGAGACTAGCAGGCATGGGATCCTGTCTATGGACTGTTGATTCGGGGTTGACAGCGAATGGGGGCTTCATAGGAACCCTTATTTAGGTTGCGCACAAGTTAAAACAATAATAACAAACTCAAGCACTTTTGTAATCCTAAGCAGCAAACCTTAAAACCGAAGTCTGGGTGACAAAAAAATATGTGAATATTTGTCCTCACTGGATGTATTTAGGCTAAAGTTTGTTCAAGATATGTCGATAAACAATTACCATTTATCTAAAGAGGTCTGGTATGGCAATCTCGATTAACAGTAGTAGTATTCCAGTTAATACAAGCAATGGTGATTTGGGCGTAAAAGTGGCCCAACTCGCCAAAGAGCAGCAAAAGGCGGAAGGTGAGATTGCAGTTAAGCTAATCGAAGCTGCAACTCCGGTCGGTAATTCAGGGCACAATATCAATACCACGGCTTAACCCTAGCTAACAGAAGCCTGTACTTTTCAGGCTTCAAAGTTAATAGTGAAACGCTGACTAGATAAAATTGATTTAATTAAGTCTCTTTAGTTAAATCTAAGCCATAAAAAATGCCTGTCTCCCTAGGAGTACAGGCATTTTTATTATTTAAGCTTATGACTTAAGAAAACATCAACTTGCGCGACTCATAAGTGTTGCACATGCCTTGAGCGGCCTCTTCTTCATACTCACGTAGACCGCTGAGCACTAAGGTCTTTTTACCTGTACCTATTATCTTGCCTTCACTTAATAGCTCAAAGGTTAAGGTTACATCACCACGTTTACCATCAATTGCCAGCTCTTGTGAGGCCAAATGTAGGCTCATTTCACTGAAATCTAAGGTGTCCAAATGGAACGACATGCTCTCGTATATCACCAAGGGACGGTCAGGGTTAATCATCACCTTGCGGGCCTTCATCAAAGGAATTAATACATGGATGAAGTTAAGTCCAGAAAACGCCACATAGCTGCGAATAAAGGCTTCTGTTTGCACCTCACAGCGACTCATGTCGCCACTACGACTTACATTTAAATAAGTTTTACCACGGGTGTCACTCAGGCTAAACTCATCTCCGGCGTTAGGGTCTAACGCTAACTCGACCCCATCCCCAACCATGCCAGCAAATTTAAAGGTCATATTTTTGCTTAACCCGCACTGGGTCAAGATCAATGCAAATAACAGATCCCCTGGAACGCAGAAACGCTTAGCGCCCACATCATGAATAGGATTAAAATCTTGAGCGACCTGCTTAGCAAAGTCACTTGCCTGCTGGGAAGAAATAACAACTTTATTGTTATTATTTGAAAAATAAGGAGATAAAAACATATTATTGGATTCTTCTGTAATTGACGCAGCCATATACCAGGATGCCAAACTCATTTTGGCGCAAGTTTACTGCAAAAACGTAAAACAACTCACCCGATGACTTGAGCCCACAACAGGCTCAAGTCATCAAAGGTCTAGCAAGAAGCGACTGCCTTAGTTATTTCCCCAATAACTGTTGCCACCAAGAAAGCGGCTGACCACAATTGGCCGCAGGCTGGTAACTCTGGGTTAAAGCTGGCAAGGCTTGAACATCACCGCAATCGGCGGACATGGCGACGCCGGTGCTGCGATCGAAATAGCCCTGCACCACACCTTCAACCGCCGGCATACGTAAGCTGAGTGGCGGCCGCTCCGCTAAGAATGCTTGGTAAACCGCCATGGCGCCGCTGCTGCCATAGAGGTTAGTCTTGCCATTATCATCACGCCCCACCCAGATAGCGGCCACATTTCGCTCATCAAAACCGGCAAACCAAGAATCGCGACTGTCGTTACTGGTGCCTGTCTTGCCCGCAAGCGCAACGCCGGGGAAAGCCTGACCTAAGCGACTTGCCGTGCCTGAGCGCACCACCTGCTGCATGGCATATTGAACTAGATAATCCGCCGCCGGTGACATGGCCTGTACAGGGTTGAGTTGATTGACCTCTAAAGGACGATTTTGGCTATCGAGCACCGCAGTGATAGAAGTTAGCGGCCTAAAACGGCCACCATTGGCTAAGGTTTGATAAGTTTGCGCCACCATTAAGGGCGAGCCATTAATCGCCCCGAGTAGCATAGAGGGGTATGGGTTAATGGCTTCAGACCAGCCGGCATTGGCGAGGGTTTGCGCAACATTATCCACCCCCACTTTTAAACCCACGTTCACTGTAGGCACGTTCATCGATTGTTTAAACGCCGTCATTAGTGGCACGGAACCCGAGAATTTCTTATCGACGTTTTTGGGTGACCACAGCTTACCTTGCTCGTTTTTCAAGGTGATTGGATTATCATCAATGGGGGTCGCTAGGGTAAATTTATCCCCTTGGGTTAACGCCGTGGCATAAACAAAAGGTTTCACTAACGAGCCTATGGGGCGACGTATTTCAACCGCACGGTTAAAGCCGCTAAACCCAGGTACCTTATCCCCCACCATGGCGGCAATCCCGCCTGTGTATTTATCGGTAACCACCATGCCCACTTGGACATTTTTAGTCCGTGACTCTAATGATTTCATGGTGGATACAACGGCTTTCTCAGCCGCCTCCTGCGCCATAGGATCAAGCGTAGTGTAGACCTTGACCCCAGACTCTTTTAATAGCCCAGTACCATAGCGCTGCTTTAACTCATTTTTAACCACAGCAAAGAAGGCAGGTAATTGTTGATGAGCCGAACGTCTAGCATCACGCAGTGCCAAGGGTGAGCGCGCTGCCGCCTTGTACTGTGCCACTGTTAATTTATTGTCTTCCATCAATAAACGCAGCACTAAATCACGGCGCTCTTGGGCGCGTTCAGGGTAACGCCATGGATTGTAATAGGATGGCCCTTTAATCACAGCCACCAAGAAGGCTTGCTGCGCTATAGTGAGCTCTGCCACTGGGCGGCCAAAATAAAACTGTGAAGCCAGCCCCATGCCATGCACGCCGCGGGACTTGTCTTGCCCCATATACACTTCATTCAAGTAGGCTTCTAAAATTGCATCCTTGCTGTAGCGAAAATCTATGATGAGCGCCATCAAGGCTTCACGCAATTTGCGCACGATAGAGCGCTCACTGCTTAAGAAAAAGTTCTTCGCTAGCTGCTGAGTTAAGGTAGAGCCACCTTGCACAGTACGACCCGCGCTTATATTGACTAAGGCGGCTCGTGCTATGGCAAACGGATTCACCCCATGATGCTCATAAAAGCTGCGATCTTCCACCAAAATCAGCGCATCCACAATCGCCTGGGGCATGGCTTCAGTGTTCACAAATACCCTGTCTTCACCGTCACCTGCGATAATTCTATCCAGCAGCACAGGCTCCAGATGGAACACTGCAAGCTCACGCTTATCAGTCATGCGTCTCACGGAATTAATGCCGTAACTGTCGAAACTTATCATTACCCGCAGCTCAGCTTGATCCCCTTCAGGGTGCAAGAAAGGTCGGCGCCACAGTTCGATGCGGGTGCTGGAAGCTGAAAACTCCCCCACTTGAGTCGGGTTAGCGACTTTTCGATAGCCCAGCAATTTAAGTTCGGCCATTAATTGCGGATGATTCACCGCAGCCCCAGGATAGAGCGCCATGGAACGGCTAAACACTTGCGCCGGCAGGTGCCATTTCTGGCCCTCAAATTTACGGGCGATGATTTGATCCAAATAAATAGAATAAAAGCTGCAAAATGCCAGCAGTACTATGCTGAGTTTCCAGCCGATGGACCAGAGGCGAGCCAACCAAGAAGAACCTGATTTACGCGTTTTTGTTGATTTCGATTTCGTTTTTGCTTTAGTCGTCATGGGGCTTCTTTAGTTAATTCAAACCTGGGGTTTTCTTCTTGGTAAATTTAGTTGGCACAGTATTTATTGGGTCATCCGGCCACAAGTGTTTAGGGTAACGGCCGCGCATTTCTTTCTTCACGTCCACATAAGGGCCATTCCAAAAACTGGCTAAATCTGAGGTGAGTGCCAAAGGTCGCTGCGCCGGTGATAACAAGGCCATGGTGACGGTTAACTTGCCATTAAATAACACTGGGCTCTGACTCAGGCCATAGGCTTCTTGTAAACGCACACTTAACCTAGCTTGAGCCTGGTTCTGGGTACCATCTTGCTGATAATGATAACTAATGGGGGCACGGGTCCCCGTTGCCATAGGCCAATGAGTGGGGGCAAGTATCTCCAATTTTTGATTCAGCTCCCAACTAAGGCGCGATGACAACAAAGGCAATAGATTAAGCTTGCTCAATTTAGTTAAGTTATTTACCTCACTCAAGTAAGGACCCAGCCAATGTTCCAGCTCGGCTAACAAAGCCGCTTCATCCATGCTGGGCCAGTCATATTCAGGGGCAAAAATTCTGGCTAACTGTACGCGGTTTTGCAGCTGGATAACAGCCTCATCAAAATTAACTAGGCTTAATCCTTTTTCGCGCAATAACGCAATCAACGCCGCCGTGCGCCCCTCAGCATCAAGCACTTGTCCCGTTTGGGTTTTTACTATTATGTGCCCGAGCCTATAACGGTTTTCGCCAAAGAAACGCCCCTTGATTTCATCCCAACCACAGTGAGATTCTTTAGAGACTAAGTAGGCTAATTCATCGTCGAATAAGCTCATGTCAAGTTCGGCAGCAAGGTACACTCGCCCAGCGCTGCGACCTTCATTCTCTTGAAAATCGGCGACGACTAACCATGGGCTCAACGACAAAGGATCCGCGGCATCTAAAGTGACCCCGGTACCATTACTCAATAAAAATCCTTCTTTGCCTCTGGCTTTAGCGATTCTATCGGGAAAGGCCAGTGCGAGTAATAGACTGATATCACTGTTATTAGCCTGACTTGCCGCCCGTTCTAGGCTGCCACTCAGCGCCAGTTTTCGCTGCCAGTTTCGTGCCTGTTGCCCCATACTGCCTTGGGTTGCCAACGCTAAGTAACCACTGATATCGGCGCCTTTTCTAGGCAAGCCGCGGGCCTCAATAATGGCCGCCAGCAGGCAGGCTAAATTTGAAAAATCACTCGCACTGTCAATTGATTGTGTCGCTGATATGGCTTTGGCCTTGAGTAACATATGCCCAAGCCTTGGATGACAGCCTAAGGCATGGGCCGCTTGACCTAAGGCAGTAATTTTTTTTCCTTCATCCACCAGCTCAAGACGCTGCAACAACTGCCAACTTAACTGCTCATGCACAGCTGGCGGCGCACTTAACAGGGGGAGTTTTTCACAGTCACTCACGCCCCAAGCGGCGCATTCCAGTGCCATAGAAACCAACTCTGCGGTGGCAATCTCAGCCTCATCGGCAGCTAATAACCGCCCTTGCTCTTCCTGACTCCAAAGCCTGATGCCAAACCCTTGGGCAACGCGGCCGGCGCGGCCACTTCGCTGCACCGCAGACGCTTGGCTAATGCGCTTGAGCCCGAGTCGAGTCACGCCGGTTCTGGGATTAAAACTGGCGCCGCGTTTATAACCGCTGTCCACGACTAAGGTGATATCGCTGATGGTTAAACTG includes:
- a CDS encoding FAD-binding oxidoreductase; translation: MSIDLAILKACEAQFSTFPLKPEFIWACDPKTDLAYQAARKVFNRKFDFMPPLIIKVKNTEQVAMFMAFANKHILPFTVRSGGHDHEGECTATGKVLLDFSLMDHVEIKPGLTPYRGQMIKQLAVQPGARFQKIKPVLDQAHLAIAHGTCKTVAIAGYTMGGGWGPWTRKYGMGCERLTGATLVLGNGDIRFLGSSATFNTLTINLKTEQENDELLWALRGGGGLSYGIVTELFFEPFDLPQIAKSFVIKRTTFPVLSHIKAVHIIAAWEQVIAQGNNPHLIGTNLQMIAKPVANEQEVSCDALLDWNFNGHFGGTPLDLLNMVLQWVKTLGQIVRRDKSYARLGKPLLDQGDVKSIKDSFDKAMPANTWYQLNTKANNQIYPLHFDHWDRVNNGLTLEDDCPSPHKITSRMPTPYWNKTSREQLVCSLQSRLLHTKECNTVSAYITLGAISGEYYAKKLSEPKELQLPVAFPYQTSAFTIQYQAWWDQPNGKDCAMTEQDIIDAIPNRLAENRAQDWIASCRDFPIKHTKGAFISFKDASVTTEQYFTDNYHALIDVKTKHSKDVNCLLRSRKTII
- a CDS encoding LysR family transcriptional regulator; protein product: MNLQGMRALVLTAELGSVSAAARRMGKRQSQVSQWLSNLELDLGLTLFERTQNQIVLNAAGEALLPSAIMALSQWDSFQGAAEVLALQGKNTLVLGVENYIPISSLNQAVVLFCQAFPKVNVEIISDSRDALLESFKTKEIDLVLVNEDLSLAQLQWGYCRVGRYQDVFVVSPDHPLAGQVCDGRELAQYRELIWGRGEMKADILDVGFSSHYCISPDLPQLLTLLGQLPAYSVLPKVLVQYKLDSGELVILNLANELAPMARFTQLFWHHGFELSPLGKPLLAELKVALNQMI
- the chrA gene encoding chromate efflux transporter — protein: MWQIFIRFLTLGLISFGGPAAHIGYFRQLFVQELNWLDDKRYASFVALSQFMPGPSSSQVGFAIGYHKGGLLGALMAFIGFTLPSFMLMFLLAVTSAHWLENVQVAGAIHGLKLLALVVVAHATMGMFQQFCQRKTAQIIMLATAVILLIFPFMLAQLLVLLIAAMLGTVLLTRGADTQVEQSPIALNYSWLLLFIIGLLSSFYFINHHDSLVQMFAQFYQVGSLVFGGGHVVLPLLQANVGELVSPDRFLTGYALAQAIPGPMFTLATFLGADIWLESPILGALVATLAIFIPGFLLMLVGLKSWHAISERPTIAGAIAGVNAAVVGLLLAALYQPVFTTAVLTPLDMALVLLGFGMLKIFKPSIVLLVLGFSLVGAVMTFL
- a CDS encoding MarR family winged helix-turn-helix transcriptional regulator, yielding MPASLDAQVCFSLYSAANAMVRAYRPFLEELSLTYPQYLAMLVLWQQDGISVKTLGEALHLDSGTLTPLLKRLENKGLVTRGRSQGDERVRVLCLTKQGVALKVAAGLIPEKMRCKLGDDAGQLQALKRLCDKALMLLTD
- a CDS encoding DUF3581 domain-containing protein; protein product: MFLSPYFSNNNNKVVISSQQASDFAKQVAQDFNPIHDVGAKRFCVPGDLLFALILTQCGLSKNMTFKFAGMVGDGVELALDPNAGDEFSLSDTRGKTYLNVSRSGDMSRCEVQTEAFIRSYVAFSGLNFIHVLIPLMKARKVMINPDRPLVIYESMSFHLDTLDFSEMSLHLASQELAIDGKRGDVTLTFELLSEGKIIGTGKKTLVLSGLREYEEEAAQGMCNTYESRKLMFS
- the mrcB gene encoding penicillin-binding protein 1B, with amino-acid sequence MTTKAKTKSKSTKTRKSGSSWLARLWSIGWKLSIVLLAFCSFYSIYLDQIIARKFEGQKWHLPAQVFSRSMALYPGAAVNHPQLMAELKLLGYRKVANPTQVGEFSASSTRIELWRRPFLHPEGDQAELRVMISFDSYGINSVRRMTDKRELAVFHLEPVLLDRIIAGDGEDRVFVNTEAMPQAIVDALILVEDRSFYEHHGVNPFAIARAALVNISAGRTVQGGSTLTQQLAKNFFLSSERSIVRKLREALMALIIDFRYSKDAILEAYLNEVYMGQDKSRGVHGMGLASQFYFGRPVAELTIAQQAFLVAVIKGPSYYNPWRYPERAQERRDLVLRLLMEDNKLTVAQYKAAARSPLALRDARRSAHQQLPAFFAVVKNELKQRYGTGLLKESGVKVYTTLDPMAQEAAEKAVVSTMKSLESRTKNVQVGMVVTDKYTGGIAAMVGDKVPGFSGFNRAVEIRRPIGSLVKPFVYATALTQGDKFTLATPIDDNPITLKNEQGKLWSPKNVDKKFSGSVPLMTAFKQSMNVPTVNVGLKVGVDNVAQTLANAGWSEAINPYPSMLLGAINGSPLMVAQTYQTLANGGRFRPLTSITAVLDSQNRPLEVNQLNPVQAMSPAADYLVQYAMQQVVRSGTASRLGQAFPGVALAGKTGTSNDSRDSWFAGFDERNVAAIWVGRDDNGKTNLYGSSGAMAVYQAFLAERPPLSLRMPAVEGVVQGYFDRSTGVAMSADCGDVQALPALTQSYQPAANCGQPLSWWQQLLGK